Proteins encoded within one genomic window of Tamandua tetradactyla isolate mTamTet1 chromosome 11, mTamTet1.pri, whole genome shotgun sequence:
- the LOC143649370 gene encoding uncharacterized protein LOC143649370 translates to MATEHLPQEGGLDCIMSPGSRLHYPFRCTNWAFSTVDRVRQAHVQDGNTSRLGQGLLWPPLGAQYRWHMLPRARKSKGRLARLAQMVRCGARQEWCSESPPSGTARKAKGSESGAAALCLPRCWTSRALPPLTGSDPGGSWSVEGAAVRRQTCQLPRDAT, encoded by the exons ATGGCAACCGAGCACCTCCCGCAGGAAGGCGGCCTAGATTGCATAATGTCGCCCGGATCACGCCTACACTATCCCTTCCGC TGCACCAACTGGGCTTTCAGCACCGTGGACAGAGTCAGGCAGGCGCACGTACAGGACGGAAACACCTCCCGGCTGGGCCAGGGTCTTCTGTGGCCTCCGCTTGGCGCGCAGTACCGGTGGCACATGCTGCCCCGGGCTCGCAAGTCCAAGGGCCGGCTGGCGCGGCTGGCACAGATGGTGCGCTGTGGAGCCCGCCAGGAGTGGTGCTCCGAATCTCCTCCCTCCGGAAC CGCCAGGAAAGCAAAGGGATCCGAGTCTGGAGCTGCGG CGCTGTGCCTTCCACGATGCTGGACCAGCCGGGCTCTCCCACCTCTCACCGGTTCTGACCCGGGCGGGTCCTGGAGTGTCGAGGGGGCGGCGGTGAGGCGCCAGACTTGCCAGCTGCCGCGGGATGCCACGTGA